One stretch of Chloroflexota bacterium DNA includes these proteins:
- a CDS encoding cyclic nucleotide-binding domain-containing protein: MEKIEVLKRCPMFHELDEEQLKIIADMATSEVYEVGESLGKQGRSQEKVFIIEDGLVGIYLELGPMMHRQIQAASNFELVCWSAILPPHRMYTTVRAIETTKVLAFKGKELAQLCQTHPQIGCKINRGVAQTIATRLNSAYTQLMGVTAQD; this comes from the coding sequence ATGGAAAAGATTGAGGTACTGAAGCGATGTCCCATGTTTCATGAGTTAGATGAGGAGCAATTGAAAATAATTGCCGACATGGCAACCAGTGAAGTCTATGAAGTTGGGGAGAGCCTGGGCAAGCAGGGCAGGAGCCAGGAGAAGGTATTCATCATTGAGGACGGTCTTGTTGGCATATACCTGGAACTGGGCCCGATGATGCACCGCCAGATACAGGCGGCATCGAACTTTGAACTGGTGTGCTGGTCGGCAATATTGCCTCCCCATCGTATGTACACCACGGTAAGGGCAATCGAGACCACGAAGGTGCTGGCATTCAAGGGCAAGGAGCTCGCTCAGCTTTGCCAGACTCATCCCCAGATTGGGTGCAAAATAAACCGGGGCGTCGCCCAGACAATTGCCACCAGGCTCAATAGCGCCTATACGCAGTTGATGGGCGTTACCGCACAGGACTAA
- a CDS encoding bifunctional nuclease family protein: MIEMSIDSIRVSLMNYQRVVILKEKLAKRYLPIWIGPAEADAIAVKLQGVTVPRPLTHDLLSSVIDSLGAGIDSIIVSDLKSDTFYAKIILSVNGEQMEIDSRPSDALALAVRTDAPIFAEEAVLDKAGILLDEETGKPIMEEGEEVDTKDKKVSEEEMRKLSAFHDFINTLDMDDFDKRKS; the protein is encoded by the coding sequence ATGATTGAAATGAGCATCGACAGCATTCGAGTGAGTTTGATGAATTACCAGCGGGTGGTAATCCTGAAGGAAAAATTGGCCAAGCGATACCTCCCTATCTGGATCGGGCCAGCAGAGGCTGATGCTATTGCGGTAAAACTGCAGGGCGTAACGGTGCCGCGGCCCCTCACCCACGACCTGCTCAGTTCGGTAATCGATTCGCTGGGGGCAGGTATAGATTCCATTATTGTCAGCGACCTGAAGAGCGACACCTTCTATGCCAAGATTATCCTCAGCGTCAATGGCGAGCAGATGGAGATTGACTCGCGTCCCAGTGATGCGCTTGCCCTGGCGGTGCGAACTGACGCACCCATATTTGCCGAAGAAGCCGTACTGGATAAAGCCGGCATCCTGCTTGATGAAGAGACCGGAAAACCGATTATGGAGGAAGGGGAAGAGGTTGACACCAAGGATAAAAAAGTGAGTGAAGAAGAGATGAGAAAGCTGTCGGCTTTCCATGACTTCATCAATACGCTTGACATGGATGACTTTGATAAGCGCAAATCATGA
- the atpE gene encoding ATP synthase F0 subunit C, with protein MDPVTMKMLAVGLTAGLGLLGPALGIGLIGYSALQGIARNPEASGPIMTNMILVTAFCEAIGIYALIIAIILALIV; from the coding sequence ATGGATCCAGTAACGATGAAGATGTTGGCCGTGGGTCTGACGGCCGGGCTGGGGTTGCTGGGACCGGCACTGGGAATCGGGCTTATCGGCTACTCGGCACTGCAGGGAATAGCCCGTAACCCGGAGGCAAGCGGTCCGATAATGACCAACATGATTCTGGTGACTGCTTTCTGCGAGGCGATCGGTATTTACGCGCTTATTATCGCCATTATCCTGGCGCTGATTGTCTAG
- a CDS encoding AtpZ/AtpI family protein — MSRWMAALRLVGVGFFIGSSIVLGVAAGLWLDSRLNTGPAIAIVGLFLGIVVAFYGVYRMLIPLMKNKKNGESD, encoded by the coding sequence ATGAGCAGATGGATGGCGGCCCTGCGGCTGGTGGGGGTGGGATTTTTCATCGGCAGCTCTATTGTGCTGGGTGTGGCGGCAGGTCTCTGGCTGGATAGCAGACTGAATACCGGTCCTGCTATAGCGATAGTGGGGCTGTTCCTCGGAATTGTGGTTGCTTTCTACGGAGTATACCGGATGCTGATACCGCTTATGAAGAACAAGAAGAACGGGGAGAGTGACTGA
- a CDS encoding deoxyguanosinetriphosphate triphosphohydrolase — MLNSKEICTTKCGIILVSTFQYSGREIEASVIRRRAIRQLSEEREESLSPYAVKSRLSKGRLKDEEPCAIRTAFQRDRDRIIYSKAFRRLKHKTQVFIAPLGDHYVTRLTHTLEVSQIGRTIARALYLNEDLTEAIALGHDLGHTPFGHVGEDVLNELYAPGFRHNEQSLRVVDLLENDGRGLNLTVEVRDGILNHSKSRSDVLSNAWGKVDTLEGEIVRMADIIAYINHDIGDAIRAGVIREGNLPLDAVKVLGISHSQRINTMVGDIIDSSWGASGYAKIGIENPKITMSSEILDATNVLREFLFQQVYYVKSAEEESEKARAVVCRLYEYFTRHKDKLPPEYLTYSENTERRVVDYIAGMTDQYAQRVAAGLKQ, encoded by the coding sequence ATGTTAAATTCTAAAGAGATTTGCACTACCAAATGTGGTATAATATTGGTGTCTACTTTTCAATATTCCGGCAGAGAGATTGAAGCCTCCGTGATCAGGCGTCGTGCGATTCGTCAGCTCAGTGAAGAAAGGGAGGAAAGCCTTTCACCTTACGCGGTGAAAAGCAGGCTCTCGAAAGGCAGGCTGAAAGACGAAGAACCCTGCGCAATAAGGACCGCCTTTCAGCGTGACCGCGACCGAATTATCTACAGCAAGGCGTTCCGCCGCCTCAAGCACAAGACGCAGGTCTTCATCGCACCGCTGGGCGACCATTACGTGACCCGGCTGACCCATACCCTGGAAGTCTCACAGATAGGTCGCACCATAGCCCGAGCTCTTTACCTGAATGAAGACCTGACCGAGGCAATTGCCCTTGGTCATGACCTGGGACATACTCCTTTCGGTCACGTCGGAGAAGACGTGCTCAATGAGCTCTACGCGCCGGGCTTCCGCCACAACGAACAAAGCCTGCGAGTCGTTGACCTGCTGGAAAATGACGGTCGTGGGCTCAACCTTACTGTAGAGGTCAGGGACGGCATCCTGAACCATTCAAAATCGAGAAGCGATGTCCTCAGCAATGCCTGGGGGAAAGTAGACACCCTTGAAGGTGAGATTGTCAGGATGGCGGATATTATCGCGTATATCAACCATGATATTGGCGATGCTATTCGAGCCGGTGTTATTAGGGAAGGCAATTTGCCTCTCGACGCGGTGAAAGTGCTGGGTATTTCACATTCACAGCGCATCAATACTATGGTCGGTGACATTATCGATAGCTCGTGGGGAGCCAGCGGTTATGCTAAAATAGGAATAGAGAACCCGAAGATAACCATGAGTTCCGAAATATTGGATGCCACCAACGTGCTCCGCGAGTTCCTTTTTCAACAGGTGTACTACGTGAAGTCCGCTGAGGAGGAAAGCGAGAAGGCAAGGGCAGTGGTCTGCCGCCTTTACGAGTATTTTACCAGGCATAAAGACAAATTGCCGCCGGAATACCTGACCTACAGTGAAAACACCGAGCGGAGGGTCGTCGACTATATAGCTGGTATGACTGACCAGTACGCCCAACGGGTAGCCGCAGGTCTCAAGCAATGA
- the acs gene encoding acetate--CoA ligase produces the protein MNEVKGITSMMGEKRSFNPPKEFREAAYIQSMDEYKKLYRRSIDDPEGFWGEMAEQLDWFKKWDKVVEADFGEGKHQWFVGGKLNVSYNCIDRHIGTWRKNKAALIWEGDIGDTRVVTYQQLYREVCKFANVLRKLGVKKGDRVSIYLPMIVELPIAMLACARIGAIHSVIFGGFSAEALRDRILDCGSETLICCDGYYRGGRVIRSKDNADQALESCPDVNNVIVVKRADIGIPMQEGRDRWWHDLMAGVEIKPVCDVAVLDSEDPLFILYTSGSTGKPKGVMHTQAGYLLHTYQTFKWIFDAKEEDVYWCTADIGWVTGHSYIVYGPLALGATCIMFEGVPTYPHVDRFWDIVEKYQVTIFYTAPTAIRALMREGEEWPNKHDLSSLRLLGTVGEPINPEAWMWYYNVIGKGKCPIIDTWWQTETGGVLITTFPGAMPAKPGSAGVPFFGVEPAILREDGSTVGVNEGGYLVMKRPWPGLMRGVYGDPKRFKETYFVRFPGVYTTGDGARIDEDGYYWLMGRIDDVINVSGHRIGTAEVESALVSHGKVAEAAVVGMPHEVKGQGIYAYVTLVAGMEDGDDLKKELVAHVRKEIGPIATPDRIQFAEGLPKTRSGKIMRRILVKIAAGDVSNLGDTSTLADPSVVESLVEGRL, from the coding sequence ATGAACGAAGTAAAAGGGATTACTTCGATGATGGGGGAAAAGAGAAGTTTCAATCCCCCGAAGGAATTTAGAGAGGCAGCATACATCCAGAGCATGGATGAATATAAGAAGCTATACCGGCGTTCCATAGATGATCCGGAGGGGTTCTGGGGTGAAATGGCGGAACAGCTCGACTGGTTCAAGAAGTGGGACAAGGTCGTGGAAGCTGATTTTGGCGAAGGGAAGCATCAGTGGTTCGTCGGCGGCAAGCTGAATGTGAGCTATAACTGCATTGACCGTCATATAGGTACGTGGCGTAAAAACAAGGCGGCGCTCATCTGGGAAGGCGACATCGGTGATACCAGGGTAGTGACCTACCAGCAGCTCTACCGCGAGGTGTGCAAATTCGCCAACGTTCTGCGGAAGCTGGGGGTTAAGAAGGGCGACCGTGTTTCCATTTATCTTCCCATGATAGTGGAATTGCCCATTGCCATGCTGGCCTGTGCGCGTATCGGCGCCATTCACAGCGTCATCTTCGGCGGCTTCAGTGCAGAAGCCCTGCGCGACCGGATACTGGACTGCGGCTCGGAAACGCTCATTTGCTGTGATGGCTACTATCGCGGCGGCCGTGTCATCCGCAGCAAGGATAATGCCGACCAGGCGCTTGAGTCCTGCCCTGATGTAAATAACGTCATCGTGGTTAAGCGGGCGGATATCGGCATACCCATGCAGGAAGGCCGTGACCGGTGGTGGCATGACCTTATGGCCGGCGTGGAAATCAAGCCCGTGTGCGATGTGGCGGTATTGGATTCAGAAGACCCCCTCTTCATCCTCTACACGAGCGGCAGTACCGGCAAACCGAAGGGCGTGATGCACACCCAGGCGGGCTATCTGCTGCACACCTATCAGACGTTCAAGTGGATTTTCGATGCCAAGGAAGAGGATGTTTACTGGTGCACGGCGGACATCGGCTGGGTGACCGGTCATTCGTACATTGTCTACGGGCCCCTGGCCCTTGGCGCCACGTGTATTATGTTCGAAGGTGTCCCCACCTATCCGCATGTCGACCGGTTCTGGGATATCGTGGAGAAATATCAGGTTACCATCTTCTATACCGCACCCACTGCGATACGCGCCCTCATGCGCGAGGGTGAGGAGTGGCCCAACAAACACGACCTGAGCTCGTTACGGCTTCTGGGAACAGTGGGTGAGCCGATAAACCCCGAAGCCTGGATGTGGTATTACAACGTTATCGGCAAGGGAAAGTGCCCGATTATCGATACCTGGTGGCAGACCGAAACGGGAGGCGTTCTTATCACCACTTTCCCCGGCGCCATGCCAGCCAAGCCCGGCTCAGCCGGCGTGCCTTTCTTCGGCGTGGAGCCGGCAATACTGCGTGAAGACGGCTCAACCGTGGGGGTGAATGAGGGCGGTTACCTGGTGATGAAACGGCCCTGGCCTGGCCTGATGCGCGGTGTTTACGGTGACCCGAAACGATTCAAGGAAACATATTTTGTCCGTTTCCCGGGCGTTTACACCACCGGTGACGGGGCCAGGATAGACGAGGACGGCTACTACTGGCTGATGGGCCGTATCGATGACGTTATCAATGTCTCCGGTCATCGCATCGGTACCGCCGAGGTTGAAAGCGCACTGGTATCACATGGTAAGGTGGCCGAGGCGGCGGTGGTCGGCATGCCCCATGAGGTAAAGGGACAGGGCATTTACGCCTACGTAACTCTGGTGGCAGGCATGGAAGACGGTGATGACCTCAAAAAGGAGCTCGTGGCCCACGTCCGCAAGGAAATCGGGCCCATCGCCACGCCGGATAGAATCCAGTTTGCTGAGGGCCTACCCAAGACCCGGAGCGGAAAAATCATGCGCCGTATTCTGGTCAAGATTGCGGCGGGAGATGTCAGCAATCTGGGAGATACCAGCACGCTGGCCGACCCGTCGGTAGTTGAGAGCCTTGTCGAGGGCAGGCTGTAA
- a CDS encoding F0F1 ATP synthase subunit A encodes MAKRGALGMSRPLLVGVLSLFVLLLVVGFLVGPLGRSMFGDLGLPAWLSLPQPEFKLPAETAFHLFGFPVANSIIGAWITMAVLICLSYLITRRMKVVPGRLQSAFEALLGWLYDLCRRVAGEENGRRFFPIVTTIFLFVAFNAWLSLIPGFGSIMVTTAEGEHVHLLRGANTDINMPLALALISFVFVEYFGLRSLGLRYVGKFFNVNQFFQSIGHIVRGRLRAGLGGIFTGFIHIFVGLLEALSEMVRIVSFTFRLFGNMTAGEMLLLIAAFLVPWVFALPFYGLELLVGFVQALIFGGLTLVFLTLAVTHHGEESA; translated from the coding sequence ATGGCAAAGCGAGGTGCTCTGGGGATGTCGCGGCCTCTTCTGGTGGGGGTGCTGTCCCTTTTCGTTCTTCTGCTCGTCGTTGGCTTTCTGGTTGGACCTCTGGGAAGAAGTATGTTTGGTGACCTGGGGCTGCCGGCGTGGCTCAGCCTGCCTCAGCCAGAATTCAAGCTCCCGGCAGAAACGGCATTCCACCTCTTCGGCTTTCCCGTTGCCAACAGCATTATCGGTGCCTGGATAACGATGGCCGTCCTGATATGCCTGTCATATTTAATCACGCGTCGCATGAAGGTTGTCCCCGGGAGGCTGCAGAGCGCATTTGAAGCATTACTGGGCTGGCTCTATGACCTCTGCCGGAGAGTTGCCGGAGAGGAAAACGGACGGCGATTCTTTCCCATCGTAACTACCATCTTTCTTTTCGTTGCCTTCAACGCCTGGCTGAGCCTGATACCGGGCTTTGGCTCGATAATGGTAACCACTGCTGAGGGTGAACACGTACATCTGCTCCGCGGTGCCAATACAGATATCAACATGCCTCTGGCCCTGGCGCTGATTTCATTTGTCTTTGTCGAATACTTCGGTCTGAGGTCGCTGGGGCTCCGCTATGTGGGCAAATTTTTCAATGTGAACCAGTTTTTCCAGAGCATCGGGCACATCGTCAGGGGCCGGCTGCGGGCCGGGCTTGGCGGAATTTTCACCGGATTCATCCATATCTTTGTCGGGCTCTTGGAGGCGCTGAGCGAGATGGTGCGAATTGTCAGTTTTACCTTCCGTCTTTTTGGCAATATGACCGCCGGCGAAATGCTGCTGCTTATCGCGGCATTTCTGGTGCCATGGGTGTTCGCCCTGCCGTTCTACGGGCTCGAGTTGCTCGTTGGCTTTGTTCAGGCGCTCATCTTCGGTGGGCTAACTCTGGTCTTTCTGACTCTGGCCGTAACGCATCATGGGGAAGAATCGGCTTGA
- the dnaG gene encoding DNA primase encodes MSVVDEVKQKTDIVSVVGQYVALKKAGRNLVGLCPFHGERNPSFFIYPEQQSWHCFGCNTGGDVFSFIMKKEGLDFGETLHLLAQRAGVTIPTRPGRDEEKEEKEQLYKINEAAAQYFHNLLLNSPEGKRAKNYLESRGFTDKTAAEFQLGYSSSKWDDLKKYLQERGHTEEEQAKAGLLAESESGRIYDRFRNKLMFPIWDIRGHVIGFGARVLDDSLPKYINSPQTPAFNKSSSLYGINLAAPSIRQQEMAVIVEGYVDVITAHQNGFNNVVASMGTSVTEAQVSSLKRLTRNLVLALDADAAGEEAMLRGVSYENILESEIRVVILPQGKDPDDVIKENNDTWRQLLDKATPIVDYTINMITSKLDLDTARDKSLAVKELLPVISEMKDKVRQAHYVQKLARLVNVGERTIEAELSRLKPSPERKRVTAPAPEKATYTPRTLSSNRLEEDYLTLILQHPELKANTTVISSEYFLNSENREVFNSWNKVGDLDKLKDMLDPVLHEHLDVMAHRELPSDRLDERDADYRQRLEERYYKKLAEEIGGILAAEAGEKGVGADIAKLANEIGIEYSLRLNELYKRKMQRRLESRR; translated from the coding sequence ATGAGCGTTGTTGACGAGGTCAAACAGAAAACAGATATTGTAAGCGTCGTCGGCCAGTACGTGGCGTTGAAAAAGGCGGGTCGCAACCTCGTCGGACTGTGTCCCTTTCACGGCGAAAGAAATCCCTCCTTCTTCATTTACCCGGAACAGCAGAGCTGGCACTGCTTCGGCTGCAATACCGGCGGCGACGTTTTTTCTTTCATTATGAAGAAGGAAGGACTGGACTTCGGTGAAACGCTGCACCTTCTTGCTCAGAGGGCAGGCGTTACCATCCCCACCCGACCCGGCAGAGATGAAGAAAAAGAGGAGAAGGAGCAGCTTTACAAAATCAATGAGGCGGCTGCCCAGTATTTCCATAACCTGCTGCTCAACTCCCCGGAAGGGAAAAGAGCCAAGAACTATCTTGAAAGCCGCGGTTTCACCGACAAAACCGCAGCCGAATTTCAGCTGGGTTACAGCTCCAGTAAATGGGACGACCTGAAAAAGTACCTCCAGGAGCGAGGCCACACAGAGGAAGAACAAGCAAAAGCGGGCCTGCTCGCTGAGTCGGAGAGCGGCCGGATTTATGACCGCTTCCGCAACAAGCTGATGTTCCCCATCTGGGACATAAGAGGGCATGTGATTGGCTTCGGCGCCCGCGTGCTTGACGACTCGTTGCCCAAATATATCAACTCACCGCAGACACCTGCTTTCAACAAGAGCAGCAGTCTCTACGGCATCAACCTGGCTGCCCCCAGCATCAGGCAGCAGGAAATGGCGGTCATCGTCGAAGGCTATGTCGATGTTATCACCGCCCATCAGAACGGTTTCAATAACGTGGTCGCCTCCATGGGCACCTCGGTTACCGAGGCACAGGTAAGCTCACTGAAAAGGCTGACCCGGAATCTGGTGCTGGCACTTGATGCTGATGCTGCCGGCGAGGAAGCCATGTTGCGGGGTGTGAGCTATGAAAACATCCTTGAGTCTGAGATAAGGGTTGTCATTCTGCCTCAAGGAAAAGACCCGGACGATGTAATCAAGGAAAATAATGATACTTGGCGACAACTATTGGATAAGGCAACGCCAATTGTGGATTACACCATTAACATGATTACGAGCAAGCTTGACCTGGATACTGCCAGAGACAAGTCGCTAGCAGTAAAGGAACTGCTGCCAGTAATCAGCGAAATGAAAGACAAAGTCCGTCAGGCGCACTATGTGCAGAAGCTGGCACGCCTGGTCAATGTTGGCGAACGCACCATAGAAGCCGAACTGAGTCGATTAAAACCATCACCGGAACGGAAAAGGGTTACGGCACCAGCGCCGGAGAAGGCTACGTACACACCACGCACATTATCATCCAATCGCCTTGAGGAAGACTACCTTACCCTGATACTACAACATCCAGAGCTGAAAGCGAATACGACGGTCATCTCCTCAGAATACTTCCTAAACAGTGAAAACAGAGAGGTATTTAATAGTTGGAATAAGGTGGGCGACCTGGATAAACTCAAAGATATGCTGGACCCAGTATTACATGAGCATCTTGACGTAATGGCCCACCGGGAGTTACCATCTGACCGTCTGGACGAAAGGGATGCCGATTACCGCCAGCGTCTTGAGGAGCGATACTATAAAAAATTAGCCGAGGAAATAGGTGGAATATTAGCCGCCGAAGCTGGAGAAAAAGGTGTCGGCGCCGATATTGCCAAGCTTGCAAATGAGATAGGAATAGAATATTCACTGCGTTTAAATGAGCTATACAAGCGCAAAATGCAAAGGCGGTTGGAAAGCAGGAGGTAA
- the atpF gene encoding F0F1 ATP synthase subunit B has translation MEGLAGLGINVPILLAQIVNVVILLVVLYFVAYKPVMRMLDQRSKRIKDSMEQTDAIKEQAARAEEEVKKQLAAAGKEGQKRIAQAAQAGEEIREKAKQSARQEAEALITRARGEIQRERDEAISELRKEVVDITIMAAEKVIDRSLDKKAYRELIDKVLEESDALKEK, from the coding sequence ATGGAGGGACTTGCCGGACTCGGCATTAATGTGCCCATATTGCTGGCGCAGATTGTGAACGTGGTGATTCTGCTCGTGGTCCTCTACTTTGTTGCCTACAAGCCGGTGATGAGGATGCTTGACCAGCGTTCCAAAAGAATCAAGGACAGCATGGAACAGACCGATGCCATCAAAGAACAGGCTGCCCGTGCCGAAGAAGAAGTGAAGAAGCAACTGGCAGCGGCTGGCAAGGAAGGGCAGAAACGCATTGCCCAGGCTGCGCAGGCCGGCGAAGAAATCAGGGAGAAAGCCAAGCAAAGCGCCAGGCAGGAAGCCGAGGCCCTTATTACTAGGGCGCGCGGCGAGATACAGCGGGAGCGGGACGAGGCCATCAGCGAATTACGAAAGGAAGTGGTCGACATCACCATCATGGCGGCGGAGAAGGTCATTGACCGGTCTCTGGATAAGAAGGCGTATCGCGAGCTTATTGATAAAGTCCTGGAAGAGAGCGATGCTCTGAAAGAGAAATAA
- the atpA gene encoding F0F1 ATP synthase subunit alpha — protein sequence MSTKGQEIVSVLKEQIKQFGSTVAMVDVGTVIEVGDGIARIHGLTSAKYNELLEFPNDVMGIALNLEEDSVAAIILGGYLKIKEGDEVRCTGRIAEVPVGEALIGRVVDPLGRPLDGKGLIKAERTRPVERVAPNVVLRRSVDTPVQTGIKAIDSMIPIGRGQRELIIGDRSTGKTAIAVDTIINQKDGDLTCIYVAIGQKVSKVARLVATLESHGAMEHTIVVMASASDSVALQYLAPYAGCAISEEFMEHGKDALVVYDDLTKHAWAYRQLSLLLRRPPGREAYPGDVFYLHSRLLERAAKYAPEYGGGSLTALPIIETQAGDLSAYVPTNVISITDGQMYLETDLFNAGIRPALNVGLSVSRVGGKAQTQAMRQVAGKLRLELAQYRELAAFAQFGTGELDKTTRAQLERGQRLTEVLKQSQFVPVPLERQIMILYTAVNGYLDDIAIDKVALFETKFYQFMDEKHPEIVKSLVQDKKIGSETERALIKAIKEFKELHNTELF from the coding sequence GTGTCGACCAAAGGGCAGGAAATCGTATCGGTGCTGAAAGAGCAAATCAAACAGTTTGGCAGTACCGTCGCTATGGTGGATGTGGGCACGGTGATTGAGGTTGGTGACGGTATTGCCCGCATTCACGGATTGACCTCAGCCAAATACAATGAACTGCTTGAATTCCCCAATGATGTTATGGGAATCGCATTGAACCTGGAAGAGGACAGCGTGGCGGCGATAATTCTCGGGGGCTACCTTAAGATTAAAGAAGGCGATGAGGTGCGGTGTACCGGGCGAATTGCTGAGGTGCCCGTAGGTGAAGCGCTTATCGGACGGGTTGTTGACCCTCTGGGTCGACCTCTGGACGGCAAAGGCCTCATTAAAGCCGAGAGGACCCGTCCAGTGGAGCGTGTGGCGCCCAATGTGGTGCTGCGCCGGTCCGTGGATACCCCCGTACAGACCGGAATCAAGGCAATCGACAGCATGATTCCCATTGGCCGGGGCCAACGGGAACTGATAATCGGCGACCGCTCCACCGGTAAAACGGCAATCGCCGTTGACACGATAATTAATCAAAAAGACGGTGACCTTACCTGTATTTATGTTGCCATTGGCCAGAAGGTGTCCAAGGTGGCGCGCCTGGTGGCTACACTGGAAAGCCACGGCGCTATGGAACATACCATCGTGGTGATGGCCAGCGCTTCCGATTCCGTTGCCCTTCAGTACCTGGCGCCGTATGCCGGATGCGCCATCAGCGAAGAGTTCATGGAGCATGGCAAGGATGCCCTGGTTGTCTATGACGACCTCACCAAACACGCCTGGGCATACCGGCAGCTATCATTGCTGCTGCGCCGACCGCCGGGAAGGGAGGCCTATCCGGGCGATGTTTTCTACCTGCACAGTCGGCTGCTGGAGAGGGCAGCGAAGTATGCGCCGGAATACGGTGGCGGTTCACTGACCGCGCTGCCCATCATCGAAACGCAGGCCGGCGACCTTTCAGCATATGTTCCAACCAACGTGATCTCCATAACCGACGGCCAGATGTACCTGGAAACCGACCTCTTCAATGCTGGTATCAGGCCGGCGTTGAACGTCGGTTTATCGGTATCTCGTGTTGGAGGCAAAGCCCAAACGCAGGCGATGAGGCAGGTGGCCGGCAAGCTGCGCCTGGAACTGGCCCAATACCGCGAACTGGCTGCCTTTGCCCAGTTCGGCACCGGCGAGCTGGATAAAACGACCAGGGCCCAGCTTGAACGTGGGCAACGGCTCACCGAGGTTCTGAAGCAGTCTCAGTTCGTACCTGTGCCACTGGAAAGGCAAATTATGATTCTTTATACCGCGGTTAACGGTTATCTTGATGATATTGCTATCGACAAAGTCGCCCTTTTCGAAACCAAATTTTATCAGTTCATGGATGAAAAACATCCTGAGATAGTTAAATCTCTTGTCCAAGACAAAAAAATCGGTTCGGAGACGGAAAGGGCTTTAATCAAGGCTATCAAGGAGTTCAAGGAGCTCCATAATACCGAGTTGTTTTAA
- the atpH gene encoding ATP synthase F1 subunit delta has translation MARRPYSKRYAQAVFEIALEAGELERWQSDLQKIVRVVSDEDFSAVLESPKVHFSEKTKLLSGQMKEANPMLLNLLLLLISRGRLDMIGKIADGYLRLLNSHRGIEIAEVTTAVPLTKEDEQKLARHLGRIVGKKIEIKADINPGVIGGFVARIGDRLLDGSIRGKLAALKKAMAGAER, from the coding sequence ATGGCGAGAAGACCATATTCGAAACGATATGCGCAGGCGGTGTTTGAAATCGCACTGGAAGCAGGCGAGCTGGAACGCTGGCAATCTGACCTGCAAAAGATTGTCCGGGTGGTAAGCGACGAGGATTTTTCGGCGGTACTGGAAAGCCCGAAGGTTCATTTTAGCGAAAAAACGAAATTGCTGTCCGGGCAAATGAAAGAGGCGAACCCAATGTTGCTGAACCTGCTCCTTCTGCTAATCAGCCGGGGCAGGCTGGATATGATTGGTAAAATCGCTGACGGGTATCTGCGGTTGTTGAACAGCCACCGCGGTATAGAGATAGCTGAGGTGACCACGGCGGTTCCGCTGACCAAGGAGGACGAACAGAAGCTGGCCAGACATCTCGGCCGTATTGTGGGCAAGAAAATTGAAATCAAGGCAGATATAAATCCGGGTGTAATCGGCGGATTCGTTGCCCGGATTGGAGACAGGTTACTTGACGGCAGCATCCGGGGCAAACTGGCGGCGTTAAAAAAGGCAATGGCTGGCGCTGAAAGGTGA